The window ACAGTGGGCATATTATCATTTACAGTATATATAGTACCTCCTGAAATGATTAAATCAGCCTTTTCTTGTTCATTTTGATTTTGACAACTCGCAAATACTAAAATAAATAGCATTGCGAGTATGGTTCTTATATTTCTCATACTTTTTTAAATTTGATTGAAAGTAATCTTAAAAAGCAAGAAATACAATAAGGATTATTTGAATGGAAGCAGCCCATATCAGGCTGCCTATTTTTAAGACCTTAAAATTTGAGCAGCCTCTTTTGCAAAGTAGCTTAGAATCACATCCGCTCCCGCTCTTTTTATGCTTAAAAGGCTTTCCATCATAGTGGCATCACCATCTAACCAGCCCTTTTCTGCAGCCGCTTTAATTAAGCTATATTCACCACTTACATTATATGCAGCAATCGGTAATTCATTATTTTCTTTCAAAAGATGAATGACATCAAGATAAGCCAAGGCTGGTTTCACCATTAAAAAATCAGCTCCTTCCTGTGCATCAAGTTCAGCCTCTATCATGGCTTCATGTTTATTTGCAGGATTCATCTGGTAAGTTTTTTTATCTCCTGACTTAGGAGCTGAATCTAATGCATCTCTAAACGGACCGTAAAATGCAGAAGCATATTTAGCGCAATAACTCATGATAGAAGTGTTTTCAAAGCCATTTTCATCTAATGCATCTCTTATGTATTCCACTCTACCATCCATCATATCAGATGGGCCTATGATGTCAATCCCTGTTTCTGCTTGCGCTAAGGCCATATCGGCTAATACATCCAGCGTTTCATCGTTTAAGATATTTCCATTTTCATCCACAATTCCATCATGGCCATCACTGCTATAAGGATCCATAGCGACATCAGTCATAATACAAGCTTCAGGAAATTTAGATTTTATTTCTTTTAAGGCCTTTATGTAGAAGAAATTCGGATCAGCACTTTTGGTAGCCATTTTATCTTTGTACTTCTCATCTACGACTGGAAAAACATCAAATGCTTTTATTCCCATATTTAGGCATTCCTCAATTTCCTTTAACATTAAGTCTAATGTAAAGCGGTAAATGCCTGGCATGCTATCAACTTCCACCTTCTTATTGGTACCTTCTAATAAGAATAGAGGGAAAATAAAGTCTTTAGTAGTAAGTGTGGTTTCTTCCACCATTTCACGAATGGCGGCTGATTTTCTATTTCTTCTAGGACGAATAAGCATATCTCTAAATTTTTCTTTCTCAAAGTTAAGGTTAATCTAGCGCATAAGAGATTAGATTCTAAAAAAACTCAAATGCTTTACAAATTTATATATAAGATCAAAAATAGACTCTATTTTTGTAGAAGGAAAAAACAACCGTTATGCGATTACTAATCATATTCATTTTTTCAATAGGAATTACAGCTTGCAATCAAAGTCTAAAAAATAAAACTATGAGCGCTGATGAAAAGCTCTCTTTACAACTGGGAAATGCTACCGTCTGGTTTCAGCAGTCTGCCGAGATGGAAGCTCTTTATCTGCAAGCTTATGATAGAGCAAAAATGCTTTTGAAATTGAAAATGGACACCTTATCGAAAAGTGATTTAGCACCAGCCGTTGTTTTAGATTTGGACGAAACTGTACTAGACAATAGCCCTTTTGAAGCCAGATTATTCTTAGATGGCGAAAACTACAGTCCCAGTAGTTGGGAAAAATGGTGCAAAGAGGCTAAAGCTGAATTATTACCAGGAGCAGCAGATTTTCTCGAATTTAGCGACTCACTAGGGGTTCGTATTTTTTATATCTCAAATAGAAAAAATGAAGTATTTGATGAAACTCTTAAAAACCTCCAAAATTTAAATCTTCCTCAATCAAATGCTAATCATTTACTTTTAAGAACTACTACGAGCGATAAAACTGAGAGAAGAGATTCCGTAAAAGCTGGTCATCAAATCTTATTATATATAGGGGATAATCTGACCGACTACAGTCAAATATTTGCCGACAGAGATTCAAATTTGGGTAAAGATTTAGTGCATAAGAATAAAAAAGAGCTGCTTAATAATTTCATTATGTTAGCTAACCCTATGTATGGTGAGTGGGAATCAGCTGTTTATAAAAACGATTACAGTAAATCCGCTTCTGAAAAAATTGAATTAAGAAAAGATATTTTAGACCCCTCCTATTGAGGTTTTGCTAAAATAAACGGAGATAAAATATAATTTATTTTATATTTTTCATTAATCTTCATATTTTGTGAAACTGTTTACAATTATATGAAGATTAATACATCGTTTTACCTTTTCATTCTTTCTTTTTTTGCTTTAAACTTAAGTTCCTATTCTCAAGAAGATATAAGTTGGGCTGAAGCTAAAGAAAAGAAAAGTGCCTCTTTAGATCTTCATTGGTATATTTCCAAGCCATTCATTTATCTTAATTCTCATCAAAAACTCGAAGGTTTAGAAGTTGAAATAATTGAATCTTTCAAAACTTATGTAAAAGAGGAATATGAAGTTGATCTTCAATTAAACTGGAAGGAATCGAAAAGTTTTTATGATATAATTAAAAACACATCCAATACGAATAAACCCAAT is drawn from Marivirga arenosa and contains these coding sequences:
- the hemB gene encoding porphobilinogen synthase, translated to MLIRPRRNRKSAAIREMVEETTLTTKDFIFPLFLLEGTNKKVEVDSMPGIYRFTLDLMLKEIEECLNMGIKAFDVFPVVDEKYKDKMATKSADPNFFYIKALKEIKSKFPEACIMTDVAMDPYSSDGHDGIVDENGNILNDETLDVLADMALAQAETGIDIIGPSDMMDGRVEYIRDALDENGFENTSIMSYCAKYASAFYGPFRDALDSAPKSGDKKTYQMNPANKHEAMIEAELDAQEGADFLMVKPALAYLDVIHLLKENNELPIAAYNVSGEYSLIKAAAEKGWLDGDATMMESLLSIKRAGADVILSYFAKEAAQILRS
- a CDS encoding 5'-nucleotidase, lipoprotein e(P4) family, with product MRLLIIFIFSIGITACNQSLKNKTMSADEKLSLQLGNATVWFQQSAEMEALYLQAYDRAKMLLKLKMDTLSKSDLAPAVVLDLDETVLDNSPFEARLFLDGENYSPSSWEKWCKEAKAELLPGAADFLEFSDSLGVRIFYISNRKNEVFDETLKNLQNLNLPQSNANHLLLRTTTSDKTERRDSVKAGHQILLYIGDNLTDYSQIFADRDSNLGKDLVHKNKKELLNNFIMLANPMYGEWESAVYKNDYSKSASEKIELRKDILDPSY